ATTTCAATGAAAGAGCTCCTGGTCAGCCTAATTCCAGTGAGCCCAAATCTGACAAGACAGAGTCACCCATTCCTCCTGGTTCTGCTCATGGCCATGGCCGTGGCAAGCCAATGCCTCCGCCAGGTCTTCcttctttctcaccatttttaTCTTCCATAAACCAGCCACCAGCTGGTCGTGGCCGAGGTACTGGACCTCAACCTCCAAATGATTTGCGGTCACCTGCTGGTCGTGGCCGAGCTACTGTACCTCAACCTCCAAATGATTTGGGGCCACCAGATTCTGGTCCCATAAAGCCCATTTTATTCAAAAGAGAGGACAATGCTTCTCCAACAACGAGAGATGGTTTTCCTATTGATGTTGAGCATGTTAACAAACTTCCAGGCGGCATACTAGAGGTGTTGTCTGGACTTGGAAGGGGGAAGCCCATGAAACAGCCAGATCAGGAAACGCGAGTTACAGAAGAGAATAGGCATCTTCGTGCTCGCCCAGCTCCTGGTGCCGCTGCCTCTGATACTTTGCCTGGGAGACAGGCAATACCAAGCCGGGATGATGCAGTGAGGAATGCACGGAAATTTTTGTCACAAGGTGAGGATGATGGGAGTGGTACAGGAAGAGGAAGAGGGTTTAGAGAGAGAGGTGGGCTTGGCCGAGGCAGGGGCAGGGGCAGAGGCCGAGGCATAGGAAGAGGAGGGTTGAGAGGGAGGGATGCAGATGAAAGACTTGGTCAACTTAAGGATGCAGAGGATTCATATGCTACAGGGCTATATGTTGGAGATGATGCTGATGGTGAGAAATTCGCCAAAAGGTTTGGGCCAGAGATAATGAATCAGTTAACCGAAGGATTTGAAGAGATGGCTGGTAGAGTTTTGCCATCCCCATTAGAGGATGAGTTTTTGGATGCATTAGACATCAATTATGCCGTAAGTGGTTTCTACAgacatctttatttatttattgagaaATAATTAAAGGCAGtggaaatataattttgtagttTAGTTGCATCTAGAGAAACTCTccagttttaattaaattgctATAGGGAAACTCATTATAATCATCCAATTCTCTAGATCTAAAGACAACATTTCTCTCGAGGAAATTTCTTAAGGCGAACTTCTATTTTCTGTTTAGTACCCATGTTTCAGTGTTTAATTGTTTGTATTTTCTCGGCTTCTTATTGATTATTGCAGATTGAATTTGAGCCAGAATATTTGGTAGAATTTGATAATCCAGATATTGATGAGAAGGAACCAATTCCACTTCGGGATGCACTTGAGAAGATGAAACCATTCTTGATGGCATATGAGGGAATTCAAAGTCAAGAAGAGTGGGAGGtatattttgttgttaattGCAAATGTTTTAGGGCACAAGTTTTGATACTGGTGTtgcttctttttaatttttatttcatcacTTCGCCAATAATCTTATGGTTGCTTGCCAATATCTTTCTCATATCAAACCTGTGTAACTAGTACATTGGACGAGTACTCTATCAGTCACAATGTTTTGAAATAGTTGTCTATGTTATAGCTGCTAATAGGTAAAAGCTATTGTTTATATTGTTCTCTACTATAGTTTATGGGTGTGTGTCTATGTATTGGGTTTTTTTTGTTCTAACTTTATATCCTACTAGGAAATAATGGAAGAGACGATGGCTCGAGTTCCATTGTTGAAAAAGATTGTTGATCACTACAGCGGACCAGATAGGGTAACTGCAAAGAAGCAACAAGAAGAATTAGAAAGAGTTGCTAAAACTCTTCCCGAAAGTGCGCCATCTTCAGTGAAACAATTTACTAACCGTGCTGTTGTCTCTCTTCAGGTTTGGAACTCTAAATATTGATATTGTGTTGGGCATAGAAGTCTTTTACTTAGGCTAGTTGTTTTCCTCTTATGTTGATAATCTTATAGTAAGCATCTTTGCTGATGATGTTCTTCTTGCTCATTTAATTCAGTGGTAAACGAACCATTTTCCTCAGTGTAGTTATCTTGTATTTTTGATGTCAGTAGAGAATCAATTTCTCAACAGTTGCATAATCAATTGAAATTCCgacaaatatttgatattttttctaGGAATCCCGAATCTAAATTCTAGTTGAATAAATAAATCCCAAATGTATTGAGAGAATAGAATATATATGTGATGCTGTGCCAAGGCTGAGCAGTTGTCAATGAAAAGGCATAGATAGGAAAATCAATTCTCTGCCTAAAACAACCTGTTGTTTGTTTGGATGGTTATGTGCAttatatgatataattttttctataaactCGTAATgctcaaaatttataaattatatgcaTGTAGTTTTGGTATTGAGTAGctcacaaaaacacacacacacacacacacacacacacacacatatatatatatatatacataatattgGTTTTTATCGTCTTTTATTTCAATGAATATGAGAAATGCTGGTAAGAAAACTGCTGGAAGGAATATTGTGCACATTATTTATTGTTTGGTCTGAAATATGATGCAGAGTAACCCAGGCTGGGGATTTGACAAGAAATGCCATTTCATGGATAAGCTGGTTGCGGAAGTGTCTCAGCATTACAAGTAACTTACTTTGCCTTTCAAGCTTAAACATGGTGGGTTTTTGTGGTATACGATATCCATTGTAATGTGGACAAATCATCTGGCCTTCTTGCAtgtcaaattttgttaacttcAGCTTTGATTAAAAGAATTGCTATAACTCTTGTAATAATATGAATTATAGTTATCTTTCAGTGTTTTGCTATCTATTGTTACATCTCTCTTGTACTGTGAAATACAtgaattatcattttaattaaactttcaAAAGGTGATAAAAATGTGGGGTCATAATATTGATGATTGGGAAATTAGtggttataatttaattatttaacaatcagttttatatatgcatgtcttttattagaattttaattgttttatcaattaatctattatctaTATACACACttgaagattttttatttttttgttttcattttgtgCAAATATGGATCAGAATGGATTAGTTCAAAAACTTGAAAGAAAGTTAGTAGTTATAtgattattacttaaaaatgtttatatttgtGTTTTGGTTTCATCATTCAAATACTAtttaatgatttatatatatatatatatatatatatatatatatattattgaaggACATTTGAATGATTTCCTAGATAGAAATTTAGTAAGAAATAAGTATGTTAAAAAGGATTGTGCGAGTTAAATGAATAGAACGCATCAAGACTAGTCGATTAGTCTTGTAAAAACTATGAAGATTTTCTAACAAACCGAGTTGATGACATTCCCTTTTATTGCATTGGGAGAAAAATCATTCCATCAAAATTCCAGAAATGGGTAAAAAAGGATAATAGAATAGGAagaataatgttaacaaaattaagattagttctaaaaatatgataatgcaACGAAAAGAGTTAGCgtgaattaaaatttgatgCGAATTTGATGTTCTTCTAGGAGCAAaagacaaacaaataaaaaccacaaaacaaaaaataggagGACGGGCAGAAATGGACAAATATCAACATTTAtagtatttataacaaaattaaaattattactaatgagaaatattattacaagtaactttaagtgaaaaatgaattttatattgATGTGTGACATGATTTATAGATATGAAtgtttaagttttattattaatgataaattattaataaaattgtttaatgatATTGTAggtttgatttaaattttatttataattaatggaattaataatttttaaattcatcgaaattcatatttaatttaatatattaagtaaACAAACTTAgatttttaaacattatatacaacaataaaaaaaatgtattcagGGAACgtgaaaaaaaaagcaaaatattCACcttcgaagaaaaaaaaaagactaataaatttgtatttggcTTATGTGTTTTCCGAAGGATGTTAGcaattgtttgtttttaaaaagaaaaaaatgtatacgtATTTTTAGCTGAAATTATGGTTACTAGAAAAACTGATAAAAAGCAcgaaaagaaatttgaaaaaaataaaaaaaccggccttattagaaaaaaataaataatagcatttataaaaaaaattgttgtttttttacttCCATAAAAACTGAGTAAAAACAACAAAGTGttgataactatttttttttatctttctaattaactatttttcaaagaaaaaaagtctaagttttatttttcttataatgacaatgaaaaatatataaatagtaacaaataacttattaataaatataaagtaaaaaatattcttagaAAGATAGAATTATCGAATTGATTCTAAGTCTAGCACTTCAGCacgaagaaaaaagaaaaaaggacaCAAGTGAGTGTAGGTAGGACTCATAAAACAAAAGGCACCTAGAATAACTTAAAAGCAAATAAGTGGCATTTTGGTTTTTTAGCATCCAAAGTACAACCTTACTAATATTTTGTACAAATTATTTGTGCAATGGAAAGGGGTAAACAAATTTCAAGATAAATAAGCTTAAGAAACAGTACAATGtcttttctaaacaaaattaagttccacttttaacaaaaaaatgtttgtttatAACTTCATCCACACACCAACCCAGGTTAATTCCAACTCTACCAATTCACTCCGATCTTGTCCTTTGattaaaagggaaaaacaagaagaattgaattttgaattctttgaataacaagagaaaaaaaaactgacCAATGGAGGAAAAGGTTGTCATAATTGTGACTTGTCATtttcaaataacatttttataataattataattgaaaataatagtaaatataattttattatggttcattatttcttttaaacaataatcatatatattttaaatctctTAAACAATATTATGGGATGTGTTCGCGGGTAGTGtatacaattttgtaaatagttaaaagaaaagcattaaacaaaaaaaaaagagggaaAGGGGTAGGGgaggaaagagaagaaagagTTGAGAAGAGTgaaagggagagagagagagagagagagagaagaagtgACAAGAGTGGAGTGTGCGTGAGAGAGTGACTGCAAACCGCTCCACCCTTGTTTCTTCTCAGATCTTCCATGGAACAGGTTTGGGGTTAAGCAATGCATCGATTTTCCGTTCTGCGCTTTGCGCTCACAATTTCTGTGTTAATTTCGGTTTTCATTTTGCAGTACGAGAAGGTGGAGAAGATAGGCGAGGGAACATACGGCGTCGTTTACAAGGCTCGGGACCGCGTCACTAATGAGACCATCGCGCTCAAGAAGATTCGCCTGGAGCAGGAGGACGAGGGGGTTCCCAGCACCGCCATTCGTGAGATTTCGCTCCTCAAAGAGATGCAGCATAGGAACATTGTTAGGTATACGCCGTTTCCTTGGCTTTTTTGTTTCAATGCAGTGTCTCCTTATTGATGCTCAAATTGGAGGGCTTATAGTGCCGTTGCCGCGTGCTGTTTGTCGTGATTTTGTCTTTCTGCTTAGCCTTGGAGTTTTTAGCTTCTGAAGTGTAATCAATGAAGGAGGTGCTTTAATGTTGTTGATTGGAGGTGTACTGTGTAGGGTTTGGATTGGTGGAACAATTGATAACCTGTTTTTGATACTTTGGTTCCATTCGGTTGTTGTTTATGTTTGGGCGAACTGGTTTTGTTGTGGTGTTTAGTTTTTACAATCATGTcagcattttattttttactcatGCTTTTGGCCTTTCTCAATTCCAACAGTGTTTGTACAGCTTTATGTGGCCTGGCAGCTGTGAAAACGTCTATTTTAATGTTGCTTTGATATGTGCTATTCTTAATCTCATTCTTCCTTTTAGTGAATTCGTTATTGAGTTGTGCTTTGTGCTTTGTGGTTGCGTGGATGATAGGTTGCAGGATGTAGTGCACAGTGAGAAGCGATTGTATCTGGTTTTCGAGTATCTGGACTTGGATCTAAAGAAACACATGGATTCATCTCCTGAGTTTGTGAAAGATCCACGGCAAGTAAAAGTGAGTGGCACATGTGGTTTTCTTTTCTCagattatatattttggtaACCTGAGTTATAATTGGCAAGCACATATTGTCTTATCCTTCCGTAAATCTAATGGAGACAATATGAGAATTATTGATGATCAATGGCCTTATGTTGGCTACATAATTTGAGCTTGTGAAATCAAATACAGGTATAAACATATTGTGAGTCTCATGGTTTTTGTGACGAGTGGAAGAGTTTCGTAGATTATCTTTCATTACTCGATTGGGACGGTGCTGTTCTTCAAAGCTTCCTATTTCCGAAAATGAATGATCCGTTGATTAAGTTTTTCCTTTAGGATTTTGGTTGGACCCGTCCACAGTTTGCTAACTAGTTGctcaaaatttgaatatttatattgagTAGTTGGTTAAAAGGGAGCTTTACTGTGTTGGTTCAGGTTAATTCTGCTTGGAAATTAAGATTCTGCACTGAGATGCAGCTATCATGTATTTTATTGGTTTTGGCTTCCTTATTGTCTCTGACAGCCAGCCTTCTATCCGAGTGTGATTATTTATTCAGTTAAGATGTTATGTATGATGTTCCCATTACCTTACCTTCTCGTTCTTTGTAGGTTAGATTATGGTTAAATGTTCCCAACTTAAATTGATAATGTACAATGTATTTTGTCACGGATTCTATAAGGAGATACTAATTTTGGTGAAAGTACCAATTTGGATTTAGAATTTGAATTCTTTAATGATCCTTTCTGTAGATGTTCCTCTATCAAATTCTCTGTGGCATTGCTTACTGCCATTCGCACAGAGTTCTTCATCGAGACTTGAAACCACAGAATTTGTTGATAGATCGCCGTACAAATTCCTTAAAACTTGCAGATTTTGGATTGGCTAGGGCATTTGGCATTCCTGTCAGGACATTTACTCATGAGGTTTGTGTGCCACCTTATATGTGCTTCTTGTCAGCCatgcaaataataaaaaaattaaataatgggTTTTTGCATGAGAAAATGATATGCCCTTATGCTGTGTTCTAAAGTTGCATCGTTTGGAACTCTGAGCGTTGTTGGAAATCTTATTTCCTTGTCATGCTGAAGCTACATGACTTATCTTGAAGATTATATTTGGTAGTTTGATATTTCTGCTCCTGAGctaaaaaacaatatttcagCCTTTGTTGCTGCCCTGGGGGTGATGTTGTTTGTGTGTCCACTATACATTGTGCAAGATCGTTTACAATGGTGGTCAGTAATCCATGTCTTGACCCCATTTACTGGGAATAAGAATGTTGTTGTTTATCTTCCCTTTAATGTATTTGTTAATTGAATGGTTCTGAGACTTTTCTTGAATTTAACCTTGAGATGGTTCTCTACAAATTGAATTttccttataattttttaaatttagcgTTTGGTAAATTGCTTGCCTTTGAAAATGCTGAAAGGTCATTGGTCAATGGCAGCATTTTTGCAATCCTGAAAAGATCATTGGTCAGTTGTCACTTTCAAATAATCCACTAAATTGGTATTCACAGAATGTTTCTTTTCACTATatgttaatttgaaattttcatatatatatatatatatataacaagttCCACTGTAATTAGTTATCAAGAATGCTAGTATGATTGCTCTCTGATTTTTGTTTACACTTTGAATATACTGGacacattttataattactcATTGAGTGTTTTCTCAATGGGTTGATCAAACTGCTTCAGCTGAAAGGCCTCAGGTCGATTCCAACCAATGGTTGTGTCATGCCTCAACCCTTCCCCTAAACTTTccttaattaaaaactaatgtggttatttattttttgagttaaaaaaagtaaaattatttaatagaaGATTATGTGTATGTATGAATCAATTTTGTGGAAAGGTATTATAGCAGTAGTTCGTTTGATGAACTTTAgaataaatcatatttattcCCATATCTGTATCTATTGTCGTTGGTAATTGTTTGTAGGTGGTGACATTATGGTACAGAGCTCCAGAAATATTGCTCGGGTCTCGTCATTATTCTACCCCAGTTGATGTTTGGTCAGTGGGATGTATATTTGCAGAGATGGTAAACCGACGACCTCTATTCCCTGGGGACTCTGAGAttgatgaattatttaaaatattcaggTGATTATCTGGCAACCTTAAATTTGTCTCTAGACTTTTTAAACTGgcatatttttaagtatttatacTGGATTTGATTGGAGAATCTTAATACTCTCTGTTAAATCTATTTGGAGAAGGGGTAAGTTTATGCACTCATACATATGCACACTCGTACGTATTCTTGTTTATAAgtgaaatttaaatgttttttgatGTGTTGGTGACAGTTTGATTAGTGTCCTTAAATAGTTAGTCTTCAGTTTTGATAGTTATTGAATTATCTAACACATTTATTGTCTGGTATCAGTCTTTCTCTTCTGCCTGTTTGATTccatttatcttttatttctctGAAGCTCCACCCCCTCCCCAAAATAAACTCGTCATTGAGGAACTTCTTAACAGTGATACATACTAGTTCCGGCCTAGCTATTTCTCTTCTTTGATACCTTGGTTCCTATCAAAACATAATAGATAATGagcaaataaaagaaatataatagttgtaaaaaatttaaaaagctaTTTATAGAATAGTATAtcaattttgttgttattttaataatttttatattaagtaaGCTCTAACAAGAATACAATTCGAGTTTACGAAGTCTTCACTAGTTCACATAAAAACTTGATTTTTACAACCTTGCCTTTGAGACCTTTGACCAGGTTTGAGTCAATGTTTTGGATAGCTGTGCATAGCGATCCACTCGAAAAACGCTGGTATGATAGCTTATAGTGGACAATttctatttcaaaaattttattagttcataaaatatattatctgcCCATGaattctcaaataaaaaaaatactcaaatttaaCGACATTCATGACTAGCCATAAAAAGTAACAGGTGTTTAGAAGTAAATGACCAACAAAAGTCGAAAACATTGTAGGTGGgaattatcactcatcatgttCTAAACTCAAGGCATTTTTATCTGTTAAATCTACAGATTTCAATTTTGGGAATCAAAACTCCCTTTGAAAATAGTCCTAATAATGTCTGTTTTCTATGGTATTTTTCGGAATCAACAAAGTGCTTTCTGTGGTGGCCGTTACGGTTACTTTTTCAGATGCTATTGGGTCTGTTATGCCTGCAATACCATACCACCCCTGTATCTGGTAGGGTTGTTCCTTGCCGCTACATTGCTATAGTGGCGTTATATCTAGCTATTTAAAACCATGATTTATGTGAATGTGTTAGATAAATTTTTGGGGCATGATTAATATCTTGTTGCTTGTGGCTAAGGGATAACCAGCACAGGATTCTATGACAacattattgatttatttatacTGAGAAAACGAAACCAATgcaataaatatagaaaatttgatttcttctaataataaacataatagtaagtaaataaataattaatgttactAATAATACAAATATGTCTTGGTAGCTGTAATTATATAGATATGATCTTGATATCTGTAATTATAAAAAGATATGATCTTGACATCTAtaattataaagatataatCATATTGACAACATATAAGAACTTTTACTAATATATTTGCCTGGTCTCCTTTTGGCTGCGGGTAGTTTACAGTTTCTCTACATTTCCATGACATTCTTTTGCAGCTTGCTTGTATTGCAATGTTAGGTTTGAATTATCAGCAACATGTGATGGAGGGATAAAGGATAGTATGGTAGTATGGTGCCTTGTATTTGAccgataataataaaatgttaattccTATTCTGCATTATGTTCTTGTTAATGCtttctttaaactttttattcattgattttttttttttaattaaaggcaAAGCTGGCGAAGTATTTAGAGTAGATAAACGTGAAAATACTGTTATCTGAGTTATATTATGAAGTAACACGTTGGTTTGCTATACTGACATTAGGGGTCATAAACCACGCAAATATATGATGTTACTGCTGCAAATGCTTGGGTCTATCATACCAAACATAAGGCACCTAGGATAGACCAATTGGTGAAAAGAGTGGGAAAAAACTTGGCAAAGTTGATGTTGAATTGTAGCAAGGATCTGAGGTTAATCTGGGAAGACTCAATTCTGCATATTCagtaattataattaagttaTCCTTAAGATAAAATGGTAACTTCGGTATAGGTGAGTAACAGACCTTAAGGGTTTGTTTGGTTTAAGGAAACATGTACAGTTGTCATTTTCTGTTTTACAACTAAATACTAAACCATCATTTTGTTTTTCAGTTGTTTGTTTTCAATGTTTGTACAAGAAACAGtggaaaacaaaattgatagtTTTCCTTATATGGAAGcattttgtttcaaatattaTGGATGACcaacttttcttaatttctttttgaaaaagaagttaaaaaaagcaattttttattagtgactATGATTATATTACTTTTGCATAATCTCAGTATATTCAAATTCTTCTTTTGGTAAGGTAATGGAGATGGAGAAAAAGAGAGACCTTTCCTGTTTTTGATTTTGGTTCCTGCAGTTGAGGGAAGTGTTTGAGGAAATATTAGAAATTTGAGATACCCGTATAAAGTCTCATCTTTATTTAGTCTTTATCCTAAAAGGATAACAAGGAATGTTTGCCATTTGAATTTGAAACCTTAACGGTACGAGCATAACTATCATAACCTgttaaaaaatggaaaacatagtcaaataaatattatatatatatatatatgtgtgtgtgtgtgtgtgtgtgtgtgtgtgtttttgtatGTGTACTAATATGTATTTACTTATTGTTCCTTATATGAAGAATATTGGGTACACCAAATGAAGAAACATGGCCTGGAGTTACTGCATTACCGGATTTTAAATCAACATTTCCCAAATGGCCACCTAAGGTAATTATGATTCTCTTTAAC
This portion of the Vigna unguiculata cultivar IT97K-499-35 chromosome 6, ASM411807v1, whole genome shotgun sequence genome encodes:
- the LOC114188820 gene encoding uncharacterized protein LOC114188820, whose protein sequence is MRGNIGIRIRNPTISNATRRTLVAFSTSSGFGDGGRGRGRGGSLPGSGPFNFNERAPGQPNSSEPKSDKTESPIPPGSAHGHGRGKPMPPPGLPSFSPFLSSINQPPAGRGRGTGPQPPNDLRSPAGRGRATVPQPPNDLGPPDSGPIKPILFKREDNASPTTRDGFPIDVEHVNKLPGGILEVLSGLGRGKPMKQPDQETRVTEENRHLRARPAPGAAASDTLPGRQAIPSRDDAVRNARKFLSQGEDDGSGTGRGRGFRERGGLGRGRGRGRGRGIGRGGLRGRDADERLGQLKDAEDSYATGLYVGDDADGEKFAKRFGPEIMNQLTEGFEEMAGRVLPSPLEDEFLDALDINYAIEFEPEYLVEFDNPDIDEKEPIPLRDALEKMKPFLMAYEGIQSQEEWEEIMEETMARVPLLKKIVDHYSGPDRVTAKKQQEELERVAKTLPESAPSSVKQFTNRAVVSLQSNPGWGFDKKCHFMDKLVAEVSQHYK
- the LOC114188673 gene encoding cell division control protein 2 homolog, which encodes MEQYEKVEKIGEGTYGVVYKARDRVTNETIALKKIRLEQEDEGVPSTAIREISLLKEMQHRNIVRLQDVVHSEKRLYLVFEYLDLDLKKHMDSSPEFVKDPRQVKMFLYQILCGIAYCHSHRVLHRDLKPQNLLIDRRTNSLKLADFGLARAFGIPVRTFTHEVVTLWYRAPEILLGSRHYSTPVDVWSVGCIFAEMVNRRPLFPGDSEIDELFKIFRILGTPNEETWPGVTALPDFKSTFPKWPPKDLATMVPNLDAAGLNLLSSMLCLDPSKRITARIAVEHEYFKDIKFVP